DNA from Pelobacter propionicus DSM 2379:
GCCAACAAGCTGATCAAGAGCGACAGGGTCATGGCCATCATCGGGCCCAGCACTACCGGTGAGTCCATGGCGGTCATACCGGTGGCCGAGCGCGGCAGGGTGCCGTTGATCTCCTGCGCCGCCGGGATAAAGATCACCGAACCGCTGAAAAAGTGGGTCTTCAAGACGGCGCAGAACGACAGCCTGGCCGTTATCAGGATCTACGAACATCTCAAGAAACAGAGGCTGCAGCGGGTGGCGCTGCTCACCGTTTCCGACGGTTTCGGGGCATCGGGCCGCGAACAGCTCAAGGCCCAGGCAGCCCGCTATGGCATCAGGATCGTCGCCGACGACACCTACGGCCCCAAGGACACGGACATGACCTCCCAGTTGACCAAGATCCGCGGCCTCAAGCCGGATGCCATCATCTGCTGGGGCACCAACCCCGGCCCGGCGGTGATCACCAAAAACGCCCGCCAGCTGGGGATAAAAACTCCGCTGTTCATGAGCCATGGCGTTTCCTCCAAGAAGTACATCCAACTGGCCGGAAAGGCTGCCGAAGGGGTCAAGCTCCCCTCGGGCAGGGTGATCGTGGCTGACCAGCTTCCCGCCTCTGATCCCCAGAAACGCTCGCTGATAGCTTTCGTCAAGGGGTATGAGAGATACTACAAGGCCGAGGGTGACCACTTCGGCGGCCATGCCTGGGATGCGGTCATGCTGCTCAAGGGCGCCTTCGAGCGCGGCGCAACAACCCCGGCGGCGGTCCGCGACCAGCTGGAAAATACGCGCCAGTTCCACGGCATCGGCGGCAGCTTCACCTTTACCTCCCGGGATCATGCCGGCCTGGGCAAGGATGCCTTCGTGCTGGTGGAGGTCAGGAAGGGCGACTGGGCGATCGTGAAGTAGGAAACGTCCGGACGGATTCTACGTAAACTATCCTCCCTCCCCATGCAGGGGAGGGAGTTTCTTTGTGAGAAACGGAACATCAATGCAGTTTGACCAGATCCTTCAATACACCCTGTCCGGTTTGTCCACCGGTGCGATCTACGCCCTGATCGGCATCGGCTTCTCCATCATCTACAACTCAACCGGCATCATCAACTTCGCCCAGGGCGAATTCGTCATGCTGGGGGGGATGCTGACGCTCTTCTTCATCAACCTGCTGCAGTTGCCGCTCTGGGCGGCCATACCCTGCGCCGTGTTCTGCGCCACGCTGGCCGGCCTCCTGTTCGAGCGTCTCGCCATCCGCCCGCTGCGCAGGCCGACGCCGCTCAACCTGGTGATCATCACCATCGGCGGCAGTATCCTGATCCGCGGCATATCCATGCTCCTCTGGGGCAAGGACACCCACTCCCTGGCATCCTTTTCCGGCGACGACCCCATCGCCCTTGGGGGGGCCACGCTGCTGCCCCAGCACCTCTGGATCCTGGGCATCACCCTGGTGATCATCATCGCCAACAAGTTCTTCTTCTACCACACCATCAGCGGCAAGGCCATGCGGGCCTGCTCCTACAACAGCCGGGCAGCCGGCCTGGTGGGGATCGACGTGCGTCGCATGGTGCTGTTCTCCTTCGTGATCAGTTCCGCCATGGGAGCGGTTGCCGGCATCATCGTCGCTCCGCTGACCATGACCTCCTACGACGTTGGGGTCATGCTGGGCTTGAAGGGGTTCTGCGCGGCCATCATCGGCGGCATGAGCAGCGGCATGGCCACGGTGGTGGGAGGGGTGCTTCTGGGGGTACTGGAATCCCTGGGCGCCGGCTTGGTCTCTTCCGGCTACAAGGATGCCATCGCCTTCATCATCCTGCTCTTGATCCTGTTGATCCGCCCCCAGGGGCTGTTCGGCAAGGCGGAAGCGGAAAGGGTGTGACAGCCGTGAAGCGAGAATTGATCAAATTCCTCCTGTTTTGCCTGCTGGTCCTGGTGGCGCCCCTGGCCCTGGATGGCGGCTATCTGCTGAACGTGCTGCTCTTCGTCGGCATCAACACCATGCTGGCCGTGGCCCTGAACCTGCTTCTGGGGTATGCCGGCCAGATTTCCCTGGGGCACGCCGGCTTTTTCGGGTTGGGCGCCTATCTGTCCGGGATTCTCACCGCCACCTATGGCATGAACCCCTGGCTGGTGATGCCGCTGGCCGCCCTGGTGGTGGGTATACTGGCCTGGGCAATCGGCTTTCCGGTGCTGAAGCTCAAGGGGCACAACCTGGCCATGGCCACCCTGGGGCTGGGGATCATCATCTACATCGTGTTCAACGAAACCGTCGACTACACCGGCGGCCCTTCCGGCTTTTCCGGCATTCCCTCCCTCTCCCTGGGCGGGATCGTCTTCGACAGCGATCTGAAGAGCTACTACCTTATCTGGTGTTTCGCGCTCCTGGTGATCCTGTTCAGCGTCAACCTGGCAAACTCGCGCATCGGCCGGGCGCTGCGGGCGGTGCACGATTCCGAGGTGGCGGCGCGGGTCATGGGGGTCAACGCCCTGCTGCTCAAGGTTCAAGTATTCACCCTCTCGGCCGTAATCTGCTCCCTGGCTGGCAGCCTGTACGCCCACACCGTGACCTTTGTCTCCCCGGCCTCTTTCGGTTTCAACTTCTCCATCGAACTGCTCACCATGGTGGTGATCGGCGGCCTGGGAAGCATCTACGGTTCGTTTCTGGGCGCGGCGCTGCTGACGCTTTTGCCCGAGTTCCTGCGGGCTGCCCATGACTACGACATCATCATCTATGGCGCTTTGCTGATGCTGATGGTCATGTTCATGCCGGGCGGCCTGGTGCGCGGGGTGCCGGATTTGATCAGGAGAATCCGCTCGGCCAAGGGGGGAACGGGGCATGCTTGAACTGTCAGCCATCAGTCAGGTCTTCGGCGGCGTCACCGCCCTGAAGGATGTCTCCTTCAACGTCGCCAGGGGTGAGATCACCGGCGTTATCGGACCCAACGGCGCCGGCAAGACAACGCTGTTCAACATCATCAGCGGCATCTACAGCCAGAGCTCCGGCACCATCGCCCTGGAGGGAAAGGACGTCTCCCGCGCCACGCCGGACCGTCTGGCCAGGCTCGGCATGGTGCGCACCTTCCAGAACATCGAGCTGTTTGGCGCCATGACCGTACGGGAAAACGTCATGGTCGGCCTGCACTCTCGCAGCTCCAGCGGGCTCTT
Protein-coding regions in this window:
- a CDS encoding ABC transporter substrate-binding protein, producing MKKVALLCSLICITLLTASAAFAAPSLKIGGLFAVTGPAAFLGEPERNTAMMVVSEINRAGGIRGQKLELVVYDTAGDATKAVQLANKLIKSDRVMAIIGPSTTGESMAVIPVAERGRVPLISCAAGIKITEPLKKWVFKTAQNDSLAVIRIYEHLKKQRLQRVALLTVSDGFGASGREQLKAQAARYGIRIVADDTYGPKDTDMTSQLTKIRGLKPDAIICWGTNPGPAVITKNARQLGIKTPLFMSHGVSSKKYIQLAGKAAEGVKLPSGRVIVADQLPASDPQKRSLIAFVKGYERYYKAEGDHFGGHAWDAVMLLKGAFERGATTPAAVRDQLENTRQFHGIGGSFTFTSRDHAGLGKDAFVLVEVRKGDWAIVK
- a CDS encoding branched-chain amino acid ABC transporter permease — encoded protein: MQFDQILQYTLSGLSTGAIYALIGIGFSIIYNSTGIINFAQGEFVMLGGMLTLFFINLLQLPLWAAIPCAVFCATLAGLLFERLAIRPLRRPTPLNLVIITIGGSILIRGISMLLWGKDTHSLASFSGDDPIALGGATLLPQHLWILGITLVIIIANKFFFYHTISGKAMRACSYNSRAAGLVGIDVRRMVLFSFVISSAMGAVAGIIVAPLTMTSYDVGVMLGLKGFCAAIIGGMSSGMATVVGGVLLGVLESLGAGLVSSGYKDAIAFIILLLILLIRPQGLFGKAEAERV
- a CDS encoding branched-chain amino acid ABC transporter permease, translating into MKRELIKFLLFCLLVLVAPLALDGGYLLNVLLFVGINTMLAVALNLLLGYAGQISLGHAGFFGLGAYLSGILTATYGMNPWLVMPLAALVVGILAWAIGFPVLKLKGHNLAMATLGLGIIIYIVFNETVDYTGGPSGFSGIPSLSLGGIVFDSDLKSYYLIWCFALLVILFSVNLANSRIGRALRAVHDSEVAARVMGVNALLLKVQVFTLSAVICSLAGSLYAHTVTFVSPASFGFNFSIELLTMVVIGGLGSIYGSFLGAALLTLLPEFLRAAHDYDIIIYGALLMLMVMFMPGGLVRGVPDLIRRIRSAKGGTGHA